The following coding sequences are from one Leptolyngbya sp. NIES-3755 window:
- a CDS encoding hypothetical protein (similar to AA sequence:cyanobase_aa:LBDG_18680), translating into MVAEIKSDIIYPESDGKPMADNTKQFEWIVLIKKNLDLLFQDNPNVFVAGDLLWYPVEGKVNLRVAPDAMVVFGRPKGDPLGVNGAARGSYIQHREGNIPPQVVFEILSPGNTQQEMDQKLLFYDRYGVEEYYLYDPDTNRLRGWLRNDVFLEEIQDFSIYTSPRLGIRFDVQLNPMQIYRPNGEKFLSYDELDQRLQQARERADLAEQRANELAERLRQMGIDPAQI; encoded by the coding sequence ATGGTTGCTGAAATTAAATCGGATATTATCTATCCAGAAAGCGACGGCAAGCCGATGGCGGATAATACCAAGCAGTTTGAATGGATTGTGTTGATCAAGAAAAATCTAGACCTCTTGTTTCAAGATAATCCAAATGTCTTTGTTGCAGGCGATTTGCTCTGGTATCCTGTTGAAGGGAAAGTCAATCTTCGAGTCGCGCCGGATGCGATGGTTGTTTTTGGCAGACCAAAAGGTGATCCGCTCGGTGTAAATGGTGCAGCACGAGGATCTTACATTCAACACCGAGAGGGAAACATTCCGCCTCAAGTTGTTTTTGAGATTTTGTCTCCCGGCAATACGCAGCAGGAGATGGATCAAAAATTATTGTTTTACGATCGCTACGGAGTTGAAGAATATTATCTCTACGATCCGGATACCAATCGATTGCGCGGTTGGCTCCGAAACGATGTCTTTCTCGAAGAGATCCAAGATTTTTCCATCTATACCAGTCCTCGATTGGGGATTCGATTCGATGTGCAACTGAACCCGATGCAAATTTATCGCCCGAATGGTGAGAAGTTTTTGAGCTATGACGAGTTAGATCAACGACTCCAGCAAGCACGAGAACGGGCAGATCTGGCAGAACAGCGGGCAAATGAATTAGCAGAACGATTGAGGCAAATGGGAATTGATCCAGCTCAAATTTGA